The following proteins are encoded in a genomic region of Necator americanus strain Aroian chromosome II, whole genome shotgun sequence:
- a CDS encoding hypothetical protein (NECATOR_CHRII.G7361.T2), with translation MSNSPRSHGLHLSFAQPARAAWSLQLSPLPMTSSAPDQAQQSGTSTPNLGNNIQLVRRASRVEGSSLSPPHTWSESTEHDEDTAESRHLFTVVVTLPEGHILDSRVISESVSAEMLQPGNRFFSCLVGKGQSILLSAAATSIRQRIFARINCGLVNHACELLCEFESKRARVTALALRAAYGPSTPFHSLTFTTKHAASCALTHIDYTSIPYLGHLPTDLIGRSILAFVYAPDVHVIRQAHVDLHNSKGRVVKSVAPLRFVAYNGALLRADTEWSAYVNPWTKKIDMVVARHRILDAPIGDANVLDSPANGQTLHVLPPAMAKTFEDELRALMNKPVSSTSCRGTAGASNGDPGVATGGLMYDSSALRADGRPADLGAYIDRLVETLVVNSASGQQQVKSVQAPLTTVPVKDELPELPLSYNQINCLENVHRLLKSQSRPDTPHKCEREDAVSPTVASMPLTREVLQAHTKRWEEQYRDTWHRRLKRMSAEVLPGAPAHKHMRPASSCTPPAHWSASRREEFYRSLVPNPPPPPGMNFQITTIPLPPIEEKSTPPTSTTDRSSAFTAVQPKVIPMRDLPPPIVLSIQDHPSVIQTPSEPLVVPRLQWAYGAERLALKHHSEALRMVPESA, from the exons ATGTCGAATTCTCCTCGTTCGCACGGTCTTCACTTGAGTTTTGCGCAACCTGCACGAGCGGCATGGTCTCTCCAGCTG TCGCCACTGCCGATGACATCCTCGGCTCCGGATCAAGCGCAACAATCAGGGACATCTACGCCGAACCTAGGAAATAATATTCAACTA GTCCGACGAGCCTCACGTGTAGAAGGTTCCTCACTGTCACCACCGCATACCTGGTCCGAATCCACCGAACACGATGAAGATACCGCTGAGAGCCGACATTTGTTCACGGTCGTTGTTACCTTGCCTGAGGGTCACATCTTGGATTCGAGGGTCATCTCAGAAAGTGTATCAGCTGAG ATGCTCCAACCTGGAAACCGTTTCTTCTCATGTCTCGTAGGGAAAGGTCAATCCATTCTCCTCTCAGCTGCTGCTACCTCTATACGACAACGAATATTCGCCCGGATCAACTG CGGACTGGTGAACCACGCTTGCGAGCTGTTGTGCGAGTTCGAGTCCAAGCGAGCACGGGTCACCGCTCTGGCGTTGAGGGCTGCCTACGGTCCAAGCACACCTTTTCACAGTCTCACCTTCACCACAAAGCATGCAGCCAGTTGCGCTTTGACGCACATCGACTATAC ATCGATCCCATACCTTGGCCATTTGCCGACTGACTTAATAGGCAGATCCATTCTGGCCTTCGTTTACGCTCCGGACGTGCACGTGATTCGACAAGCTCATGTCGACT TGCACAATTCGAAGGGACGAGTGGTGAAAAGTGTGGCACCACTACGTTTCGTCGCCTACAATGGAGCGCTACTGCGAGCGGACACTGAATGGTCCGCCTATGTGAACCCATGGACAAAGAAGATCGACATGGTTGTAGCACGACATCGTATCTTGGACGCACCGATTGGAG ATGCAAACGTTCTGGATTCACCGGCCAATGGACAAACTCTTCACGTCCTTCCACCTGCGATGGCAAAGACATTTGAGGATGAGCTCAGAGCGTTGATGAACAAG CCTGTTTCGTCGACATCCTGTCGCGGTACTGCTGGTGCCAGCAACGGCGACCCTGGTGTCGCTACGGGTGGACTGATGTACGATTCGAGCGCACTACGAGCAGATGGTCGGCCAGCGGACCTAGGCGCATACATCGATCGGCTGGTCGAAACATTGGTGGTAAATAGTGCAAGTGGTCAACAACAAGTCAAG AGTGTGCAAGCGCCACTGACTACTGTACCGGTAAAGGACGAGTTGCCTGAACTCCCTCTCTCATACAACCAGATCAACTGTCTTGAAAATGTCCACCGCTTGCTCAAATCTCAATCTCGACCGGATACTCCGCATAAGTGCGAACGAGAGGATGCAGT GTCACCTACGGTGGCATCAATGCCGTTGACCAGAGAAGTTCTGCAAGCGCACACAAAACGATGGGAGGAGCAGTACCGAGACACATGGCATCGACGACTGAAGCGAATGTCTGCAGAAGTACTTCCAGGCGCTCCCGCTCATAAGCATATGCGTCCCGCCTCCAGTTGTACACCGCCTGCACATTGGTCGGCCTCACGCCGCGAGGAGTTCTACCGTAGCCTGGTTCCAAATCCACCACCGCCGCCAGGAATGAATTTTCAG ATCACAACGATCCCTCTACCTCCAATCGAGGAAAAAAGCACTCCACCCACATCTACAACTGATCGCTCAAGTGCATTCACTGCGGTCCAACCGAAAGTGATTCCGATGCGAGACTTGCCACCTCCGATCGTCCTCTCCATCCAGGACCATCCAAGCGTCATTCAAACTCCATCCGAACCTTTGGTGGTGCCGCGCCTGCAATGGGCGTATGGCGCTGAGCGACTGGCGCTGAAACATCACTCAGAAGCACTTCGCATGGTGCCCGAAAGTGCATag
- a CDS encoding hypothetical protein (NECATOR_CHRII.G7361.T1) has translation MTSSAPDQAQQSGTSTPNLGNNIQLVRRASRVEGSSLSPPHTWSESTEHDEDTAESRHLFTVVVTLPEGHILDSRVISESVSAEMLQPGNRFFSCLVGKGQSILLSAAATSIRQRIFARINCGLVNHACELLCEFESKRARVTALALRAAYGPSTPFHSLTFTTKHAASCALTHIDYTSIPYLGHLPTDLIGRSILAFVYAPDVHVIRQAHVDLHNSKGRVVKSVAPLRFVAYNGALLRADTEWSAYVNPWTKKIDMVVARHRILDAPIGDANVLDSPANGQTLHVLPPAMAKTFEDELRALMNKPVSSTSCRGTAGASNGDPGVATGGLMYDSSALRADGRPADLGAYIDRLVETLVVNSASGQQQVKSVQAPLTTVPVKDELPELPLSYNQINCLENVHRLLKSQSRPDTPHKCEREDAVSPTVASMPLTREVLQAHTKRWEEQYRDTWHRRLKRMSAEVLPGAPAHKHMRPASSCTPPAHWSASRREEFYRSLVPNPPPPPGMNFQITTIPLPPIEEKSTPPTSTTDRSSAFTAVQPKVIPMRDLPPPIVLSIQDHPSVIQTPSEPLVVPRLQWAYGAERLALKHHSEALRMVPESA, from the exons ATGACATCCTCGGCTCCGGATCAAGCGCAACAATCAGGGACATCTACGCCGAACCTAGGAAATAATATTCAACTA GTCCGACGAGCCTCACGTGTAGAAGGTTCCTCACTGTCACCACCGCATACCTGGTCCGAATCCACCGAACACGATGAAGATACCGCTGAGAGCCGACATTTGTTCACGGTCGTTGTTACCTTGCCTGAGGGTCACATCTTGGATTCGAGGGTCATCTCAGAAAGTGTATCAGCTGAG ATGCTCCAACCTGGAAACCGTTTCTTCTCATGTCTCGTAGGGAAAGGTCAATCCATTCTCCTCTCAGCTGCTGCTACCTCTATACGACAACGAATATTCGCCCGGATCAACTG CGGACTGGTGAACCACGCTTGCGAGCTGTTGTGCGAGTTCGAGTCCAAGCGAGCACGGGTCACCGCTCTGGCGTTGAGGGCTGCCTACGGTCCAAGCACACCTTTTCACAGTCTCACCTTCACCACAAAGCATGCAGCCAGTTGCGCTTTGACGCACATCGACTATAC ATCGATCCCATACCTTGGCCATTTGCCGACTGACTTAATAGGCAGATCCATTCTGGCCTTCGTTTACGCTCCGGACGTGCACGTGATTCGACAAGCTCATGTCGACT TGCACAATTCGAAGGGACGAGTGGTGAAAAGTGTGGCACCACTACGTTTCGTCGCCTACAATGGAGCGCTACTGCGAGCGGACACTGAATGGTCCGCCTATGTGAACCCATGGACAAAGAAGATCGACATGGTTGTAGCACGACATCGTATCTTGGACGCACCGATTGGAG ATGCAAACGTTCTGGATTCACCGGCCAATGGACAAACTCTTCACGTCCTTCCACCTGCGATGGCAAAGACATTTGAGGATGAGCTCAGAGCGTTGATGAACAAG CCTGTTTCGTCGACATCCTGTCGCGGTACTGCTGGTGCCAGCAACGGCGACCCTGGTGTCGCTACGGGTGGACTGATGTACGATTCGAGCGCACTACGAGCAGATGGTCGGCCAGCGGACCTAGGCGCATACATCGATCGGCTGGTCGAAACATTGGTGGTAAATAGTGCAAGTGGTCAACAACAAGTCAAG AGTGTGCAAGCGCCACTGACTACTGTACCGGTAAAGGACGAGTTGCCTGAACTCCCTCTCTCATACAACCAGATCAACTGTCTTGAAAATGTCCACCGCTTGCTCAAATCTCAATCTCGACCGGATACTCCGCATAAGTGCGAACGAGAGGATGCAGT GTCACCTACGGTGGCATCAATGCCGTTGACCAGAGAAGTTCTGCAAGCGCACACAAAACGATGGGAGGAGCAGTACCGAGACACATGGCATCGACGACTGAAGCGAATGTCTGCAGAAGTACTTCCAGGCGCTCCCGCTCATAAGCATATGCGTCCCGCCTCCAGTTGTACACCGCCTGCACATTGGTCGGCCTCACGCCGCGAGGAGTTCTACCGTAGCCTGGTTCCAAATCCACCACCGCCGCCAGGAATGAATTTTCAG ATCACAACGATCCCTCTACCTCCAATCGAGGAAAAAAGCACTCCACCCACATCTACAACTGATCGCTCAAGTGCATTCACTGCGGTCCAACCGAAAGTGATTCCGATGCGAGACTTGCCACCTCCGATCGTCCTCTCCATCCAGGACCATCCAAGCGTCATTCAAACTCCATCCGAACCTTTGGTGGTGCCGCGCCTGCAATGGGCGTATGGCGCTGAGCGACTGGCGCTGAAACATCACTCAGAAGCACTTCGCATGGTGCCCGAAAGTGCATag
- a CDS encoding hypothetical protein (NECATOR_CHRII.G7362.T3), which translates to MHRVHAKRALRYIANETHFHAIYCYILRFRDSTVTTTIKVAVLQIKTTGVCGCLQECGGVMVLDPQSHPKWRLTCNKCPSVVAMFEGALKFRVTEACCAECDAKIVSVEYKDKSPLPDEKNTFKGCMFCSETVKGLVNLHHAFRNEEDQQRQMFQRGDAGGKYRVPTATAHENERQKGVEDSVQ; encoded by the exons ATGCACAGAGTGCATGCCAAGCGTGCATTACGGTACATTGCTAACGAAACACACTTCCACGCTATTTATTGTTATATCCTTCGCTTTCGTGACAGTACTGTTACAACAACGATCAAAGTTGCTGTACTTCAAATAAA gaCAACTGGCGTATGCGGATGCTTACAAGAGTGCGGTG GTGTTATGGTATTGGATCCTCAATCGCATCCAAAATGGAGACTGACATGTAACAAATGTCCATCTGTGGTCGCAATGTTCGAAGGGGCCCTGAAGTTCAGGGTTACGGAGGCGTGTTGTGCTGAATGCGACGCAAAAATTGTTTCCGTTGAATACAAG GATAAGAGTCCTCTGCCGGACGAGAAGAACACATTCAAAGGATGCATGTTCTGTAGCGAGACTGTTAAAGGATTGGTGAATCTGCATCATGCATTCCGCAACGAGGAGGATCAACAGCGACAAATGTTCCAACGAG GGGACGCAGGCGGTAAGTACCGTGTCCCTACGGCTACGGCACACGAAAATGAAAGACAAAAAGGAGTGGAAGATAGTGTACAGTAG
- a CDS encoding hypothetical protein (NECATOR_CHRII.G7363.T1), translating into MATGERRSNLRLLRTSLILDQGDTRTTRHGDCLRLCTYNARTVSKDADLHSLLGAAERIKFHVIALQETKCRRSDVRQMNDGTLVIRGEKVPSRNVGGVGFVVHPSVVHLVDSHEILSPRLAILRLRPLRQKSISIINCYSPTSAADDSELDAFYEELEEVVHNEKSFYKFVVGDFNAKLGKATEEEYRIGRFGLGDRNENGNRLARLLSAARLFHGNSLFMKKIIVVVPSFVVVLITVSFVRKYDLATRWKRTCLSATKEKESSTTIAYSRTPSQEDYEPVLNVPRSRARQTGSNFEDHQGIVRKKKGLRLDPNASHIERQKKILEAAQRRTSLKKCRRDLREYNIPLATLLSEDGTRTSSRREMEIITERFYSNLFRLSTPVSSLIIHTGEAPQRILPSEVRVAIKSMKPAQPRTADFLRAGGHPLHVILAAQTSYLQKERIPDQWKTSRTVLIHKKGHPHTHIRTLDEAQPQEQAGFRQGFSCLDHIQTVSRVIEKEDTVHEERALRGRRVQLKAPKSWKLRHTYTWTFYEHGKRLKEELNRRMRAAWAAFTAVSDATDQVTDQDLRAHLFDLTILPALCYAAEKWAETAATSRKLTTTHRALERCLLKFNRRTQHLAGLRSSDLRGMSRLRDPAEYVSKAKHRWAGHIMRRIDDRWTKRTLEWIPRDAKRPEGDRQRDGVTCSLHGWTS; encoded by the exons atggcgaccggtgagaggcgatcaaatctcaggttgctcaggacgtcattgattctggaccaaggcgacacacgcacgactcgccatggagactgtctcagactgtgtacttacaacgcgagaacagtttccaaagacgccgacctgcattcccttctcggagctgcagagcgtatcaaatttcacgtgattgctctgcaggagaccaagtgcagaaggagcgacgtacgacagatgaatgacggtacactcgtcattcgtggagagaaggttccgtcgcgaaatgtaggcggtgttggtttcgttgtgcacccatctgtcgtccatctcgtcgattctcacgagatcctgtcacctcgtctggccattcttcgcctccgccctctgcgccaaaaatccatcagtatcatcaactgctattcaccaacatcagcagctgatgattccgaattggacgcgttttacgaggagctggaggaagtagtccacaacgagaagtccttttacaagttcgttgtcggagacttcaacgcaaaactaggaaaggccacagaagaggaatacaggattggaagatttggactaggggaccggaatgaaaatggcaatcgtctcgccaggctgttgtccgccgctcgcctctttcatgggaactctcttttcatgaaaaagatcatcgtcg tagtaccatcctttgtagtggttctgatcaccgtctccttcgtgcgaaaatacgacttagccacacgatggaaaagaacatgtctatcggcaacgaaggagaaagagtcgtctacgacgattgcgtactcgaggactccgtcccaag aggattacgagcctgtgctgaacgtgcctcgaagtcgcgcacgacaaactggatcgaatttcgaagaccaccaaggaattgttaggaagaagaagggcttgaggcttgatccgaatgcatcgcacattgagcg gcagaagaagattctagaagcagcacaaagaagaacgagtctaaagaagtgccgcagggatctccgcgaatataatattccgctagcaaccttgctgagcgaagacgggactcgcacgtcttctcgtcgtgagatggaaatcattacggagaggttctactcgaaccttttccgtttatcaactcctgtgtcaagcctaATCATCcacactggcgaagctccacaacggattctcccttcggaagtacgagtcgctatcaagagcatgaaacctgcaCAGCCCCGGAccgcagactttcttcgggctggtggccatccgcttcatgtaatcttagcagcgcagacatcctatcttcagaaagaaaggatcccagaccagtggaagacctcgcgaaccgttcttatccataagaaag gtcatcctcacacgcatattaggacgctggatgaagcccagcctcaagaacaagctggattccgccaagggttcagctgcttggaccacatccagaccgtgtcgagggtcatagag aaagaagacacagttcatgaagaacgcgcactgcgaggacggagagTACAactgaaggctcccaaatcgtggaaactccgtcatacgtatacctggacgttctatgaacatggaaaacgactgaaggaagaactgaatagaagaatgagagcagcatgggcagcattcacAGCCGTCAGTGATGCTACGGACCAagtgacggaccaagatcttcgtgcccatctgttcgacttgACCATTCTTCCAGcactctgttacgcagcggagaagTGGGCAGagaccgctgccacgtctaggaagctaactactacccacagagcccttgagagatgtctcctgaagtttaaccggcgcacacaacaccttgccggtcttcgtagctccgacttaagaggaatgtcccgtcttcgcgacccagcggaatatgtatcgaaagcaaaacatagatgggccggtcacatcatgagaagaatcgacgatagatggactaaaagaacgctagagtggatcccaagggacgctaaacgccccgagggagaccgccaacgagatggagtgacgtgttcgctgcacggatggaccagctga